One window of Halichondria panicea chromosome 7, odHalPani1.1, whole genome shotgun sequence genomic DNA carries:
- the LOC135338503 gene encoding uncharacterized protein LOC135338503 encodes MAVLSSSAQLLQTQTHWREETQVSERLHSGQQPECAQSSHHQERLVEEHSKTLDRVTELWKQKWPDGRCAYAHTHTHTPSQAWEEKHVLINLDSGGFAGFSMVGGRDQPQLPSESGRTCRRSTKVGDILESVNGINLDNADHRDRGSEGSQRDEEDPQHLLTTMATFLQCMCPVPSHIFRRRKNAYPIVMGIVQSVNSVPNPPPPQVTLANTETLEYSLYVMSKESKPLIWLISCIPNPLMSSIIVYRKPLMWLWIHLGFKFDWSTVCTVTDVAAVGPATQILEPGDRIIKVNSQAIQHEKPSNIMKPHKNILRLGIE; translated from the exons ATGGCTGTGTTAAGCTCCTCGGCACAGTTGTTACAGACTCAGACGCACTGGAGAGAGGAAACGCAAGTCAGTGAGAGGCTGCATAGTGGACAGCAACCTGAGTGTGCTCAATCTAGTCATCATCAAGAAAG gttgGTGGAGGAGCACTCTAAAACACTGGATAGGGTCACTGAACTATGGAAGCAGAAGTGGCCGGACGGACGATGTGCgtatgcacatacacacacacacacaccctcacaggcgTGGGAGGAGAAGCACGTATTGATTAACCTGGACTCCGGAGGGTTCGCTGGGTTCAGTATGGTGGGTGGGCGTGATCAACCTCAGCTGCCCAGTGAATCAGGGCGGACCTGCCGAAGGTCAACTAAA gtTGGTGACATCCTAGAGTCAGTGAACGGCATCAACCTGGACAATGCCGACCACAGAGATCGAGGCAGTGAGGGCAGTCAAAGAGACGAAGAGGACCCTCAGCATT TGCTAACAACAATGGCCACCTTCCTTCAGTGTATGTGTCCCGTCCCCTCACACATCTTCCGTCGGCGTAAGAATGCGTATCCCATCGTCATGGGTATCGTACAATCAGTGAACTCTGTACCCAACCCACCCCCTCCTCAAGTGACACTGGCCAACACTGAGACACTCGAGTATTCTCTCTACGTCATGAGCAAAGAGAGTAAGCCTTTGATATGGTTAATATCATGTATCCCAAATCCTTTGATGTCGTCAATAATCGTGTACCGcaagcctttgatgtggttgtGGATACATCTTGGATTCAAATTTGATTGGTCGACAGTATGCACAGTCACTGACGTGGCTGCTGTTGGCCCGGCAACGCAAATACTGGAACCTGGAGATCGTATCATTAAG GTCAACAGCCAAGCCATACAACACGAGAAGCCCTCTAACATCATGAAGCCACACAAAAACATCCTGAGGCTTGGGATTGAGTGA